One region of Coregonus clupeaformis isolate EN_2021a unplaced genomic scaffold, ASM2061545v1 scaf0782, whole genome shotgun sequence genomic DNA includes:
- the LOC123485657 gene encoding growth hormone-regulated TBC protein 1-A-like, which produces MSEYLAVLTRRSIRWSKLLQGRGRLEKSIKVKRYVRKGVPNEHRGLTWMAASGAQEHLEKNPGYYHSLLDTTKQQHDPKLVDSIRTDLNRTFPDNVQFRKTSNPCLQKTLYNVLLAYGHHNPAVGYCQGMNFIAGYLIIITKDEEKSFWLMDALLGRILPDYYTPAMLGLKMDQEVLGELVRTKAPVVWQAMGQHNVMWTLVVSRWFICLYIDVLPVETVLRIWDCLFYEGSKILFRVALTLIRNQQAEVQQAGSLPDVCDSFKHMTRGPYVEDCHTFMQKIFTEPGSLSMATITKLREMCRARIIAEES; this is translated from the exons ATGTCAGAGTACCTGGCCGTGCTCACCAGAAGGTCCATCAGGTGGTCCAAGCTGCTGCAGGGCCGGGGACGGCTGGAGAAGAGTATCAAGG TGAAACGGTATGTGCGTAAGGGCGTGCCCAACGAGCACCGAGGGTTGACCTGGATGGCAGCCAGCGGGGCCCAGGAGCACCTGGAGAAGAACCCAGGCTACTAtcactctctactggacactaCGAAGCAACAGCACGACCCCAAGCTGGTGGACTCCATACGCACAG ACTTGAACAGGACCTTTCCTGACAACGTCCAGTTCCGCAAGACGTCGAACCCGTGTCTCCAGAAAACCCTGTACAACGTGCTGCTAGCGTACGGACACCACAACCCGGCTGTGGGCTACTGTCAG GGCATGAACTTCATCGCTGGGTACCTCATTATCATCACTAAAGATGAAGAGAAATCATTCTGGCTGATGGACGCTCTGCTGGGCAGGATactaccag ACTACTACACCCCGGCCATGCTGGGTCTGAAGATGGACCAGGAGGTTTTAGGGGAGCTGGTGAGGACCAAAGCCCCAGTTGTGTGGCAGGCCATGGGGCAACACAACGTCATGTGGACCCTGGTGGTCTCCAGGTGGTTCATCTGCCTCTACATAGACGTCCTGCCTGTAGAG ACGGTTCTGCGTATCTGGGACTGTCTGTTCTACGAGGGTTCTAAGATCCTGTTCCGTGTGGCTCTGACATTGATAAGGAACCAGCAGGCTGAGGTCCAGCAGGCTGGTTCCCTGCCTGACGTCTGTGACAGCTTCAAACACATGACCAGAGGCCCCTATGTAGAGGACTGCCACACCTTCATGCag AAAATCTTCACGGAACCCGGAAGCCTCTCCATGGCAACCATCACCAAGCTCCGGGAGATGTGTCGAGCACGCATCATCGCTGAGGAGTCCTGA